tttttaagcctaCAGTTTCTTCAACAAGACCACCTCAGTCATATACGCCAATTTAACCTTTCCGATAGATTACTTAATGCGACTGACATTACTTACAATGACAAATCACTGTTGTCGTTTAAGCAATTGGCAACATGTAATAaattaatataataataaatTACAAGCCGCTCCAGCGAAGCCGATTAGTACACAAGACATGTCCATTTGTAATAACAATCTTTAGTCAAGCCCCAGTTCTCGAATGTAAGTCTTCAAAATGTACCATAAAATATATTGGCTTTGCACGTATTTCTGTCCCGCAGATTTTCAGAAAGCAACTTATGAAACGTCTATATAACTTTCGTCGCATTTTTTTAATGTCGATATTGCAAGTGGTGCTTTCGTCTGGTTTTCTGGGAAATTGACTTTTCCTGGTTAACTTGAATTCCGCAGTTGCAACGGGCTCATAAGTGATTATTCAACAATAATTAAATTTAGTTAACTTTTCAATTACTCAATGGGATTTTGTTTCGTAAGTGATCAAGCTGAATTGGCGAAAACTGGCCAATAGCGATCTGCCATACGTGATGTTCAAGATTCTTATAGAGGAAACGAAAGCTGTGGTATTCTTGCAAAACCCTTAGAAGTTCTAAATACCAAGTAAATGAAtatgccaacattattgaaattTTTTATTGAAGTAGTTTATTATGCACGTTACCAGTAACATATCGTGTCACGAAACTGGATAACACAAAAAATCGACAATAAGCTCTTCTTTCATGCGCGATATTTCACGGCGTTATTACGAAAGACTTCATCCATCTAGAACGTTGCAGAATATGCGAGCGTAGTGCAGTAAAAACGTTATTTTCAAGATATTTACGCGGATTACCGTGTAAATCAATCAGCCATTCAATCAATTGATCCATGGATCAGTACGGACGTACGACCTACTCAGTGGTGTTCGTACCGGAGAAAGATGGCAGTAATGAGTTTTATTTCCATTAGCGGGGCAAGCACCAGGCAGGCAAGTCACCGTTCTCGGCTGCAAATGGTAACTGGTAACCTCCATTATATATCTAGCCTCACTGTGTGTGTGATATTCTATCCCATATTCGTTCCcgtgttcaatttttttttaatcctacCCACACACCATGTAACCAACCGAAAATTTGCCATGTCTGTCTTACTTATGTGGACGTCGTTCACCGTGTGCCTCCTAATTGGCGCCCGCAGTCAGCCGGAGTTCATTGGTGTGTTGTGAAACCTTGGGCTCTAGTATATGTGGATTAGATCCACCATCGCCCTGCCGTGCGGGGCTTAGCACCGTCTTGGGAAAATCGGATATCCACGAGGCTCAGTCCATGCCGAGTGTGTTAAGGACCTTTACGGCCTCGCGGCAAAGGCAACGCTATCATAGGCTCCGGCTTCCTGTAGACGCCCCTCCGGATTGACCCGGCCTAGGGAAGTCGGCCCGTAGCCATTTTCTGTATCGCTCCAACATCTGTGTGTTTACTACGCTTTTTCTTAAACCTCCGCACTGTTGGGGTCGATGGCGAGTGGTCCGCAACCctgccgataaaaaaaaaattatggaaaaGCTGCCTGACCTCCCCTGCTACCCCCCGAAACATAAAGAGAGAAATACGAAGTTCTCTGAGGCGGTGGCCCTGTTCTTTACTGCtcgattttagagcgcagctctgaggcacccgttcctgtgttgagcgtccgcgtgcctcggcgtcgtacctcgtaaccgagcgaacaagcacaacgaaagatgaaagcgaacgcggagcgcagcgcggaagatgaaggaggaaagcgcgagaaggaaagtggaggaggagcgaagaggAAACGGCCTGCGCTGAGTTGCCGGTGGCCACGGCATCCGTAGCCGCGTGGGCAATCGCATCTGCGCTTccggagggggagggggcaggaTGGCGTGAGGTGGGGAGGGGTACATTCGTCCACtgcgtcagctgctgaggtcagccCGCGGTAGCAGCGTGTATGACGGGCATCATGGCTCCTGCAAAAGGCGATGGCGAGCGTCTACGAGTaaggtagtgttcctgtatatgctccgagcatatacaggaacactagagtaaggctcgatgtgacgcccCCTTGGGTGTTGTCACCGCTGACAATGGTGGCACGATTTCACCGCGACGAAGgaccgctctcgtcgttggtggaacgaaagcgtgagaagtgtAGGtacgcgcaagacgggctgtgctgCGGCGATGAGTACGATAtggcgtcgtctgtatggaaacaaaacgctgcatgagcggagatctgtctacgacggctgctgtgaatcgcccccacgcgtcacccacgcgcagCCTTTCGCGATCTTCCGATTAGCgtggcagtcgcgccacacttcgctccggtTTGCAATGTGCCTCACGAGACAGATTTCCGCGCCAGCTACGCTACTCCCAGCGTTCTATTCTTAACATAAACTGTGcacctatataatcataatacaaaatattgaaTCGTGAAATGAAAATAGGCATAGAGctgggctcaaatttcgcattagagagtagcATAATCATTGTTGAAATTTTACTTCAGTTTTGACTAGTTGTTTACATCGTGCCTGGGCTTCATTGCTCAGGAATTCAGTGAGAAGTGTAGCAACCTATGAGCCTATTGAAACCAGGTACGAAGCCTTCATTGCCTTTTTTCTCGGGGTGTCTCCCACCGCTACTGCGGTATGCAGCCGAGAACGGCGGCACGAGCCATATATGACCGCCAACGTATTTTGAGGCACATGATTGCAACGCAGAAGTGCGTCCAAGGTTGTGCCAACACGCACCATGCGACTGACATCATCAAGATAGTCATTGAACATCAAGGCGCTGATGGCCCGTCTCCAATGACCATGGTAGAACCGAGCGAACGTGATAGCAAGAGACCTCGTCTAGATGAAACACACAATCAGGAGAACGACAGTACTTCAAAATATGACCTAAGCGATTATGAAGCCCTTGAGTGTGATGACGCAACTTTCACTTTCCTGACCTATAAGAAGAAAAGAAGTGAAGGAATTCCGGTGGTGTTCATTCCGTCAGAAGGACAGAATTTAGTGAATCCAAGTCATGCTGCCTCAAAAATTGTCTCGGCAGCAAAGTAAAAAGTTCTGATGTTCCGAGTAAACAGAGAGGGCAGTTTTTCAGTGAGTGGCACCTCAGTGCCACCTGCGGATGGATGAtggatgaaaaacgtttattcaaCGGATTGAGAGTTTGCAGGCCTAACATGGCCCTTTACATAGGTGGAGTCCTTAGTCTGGGACCCTACTGGACGAAGCTGCTACCCGCGCCCGTTGGACTAGAGCCCTTTGGGACTCCAGCGCCGAGCAATTGAGTAGGGCTGCCTCCCATGCCTCTCTAGTGGGGGAAGGGTTGGGGGGAAGGGACGGATTCATCTgacatgcccacaccatgtgaaAGTTATCGGAGACTTCCCCACAGTGAGGGCATCGCCCATCAACTTTTGGGTCAAAATGTTTTGCTATTGCAGGACACAACAGGGGGTTTGTCTGCAGGCGCCGCAGTGTTCGTTCATCGGCCTTACTGAGGCCCTTAGCAGGGACCGGGAAAAGCCGATGACGTTCGCAATAGTATGCCAGAATTTCCCTGAACCGCAGAAGCGGTTGTCTAATCTCTGAGCCGGAAGAGTCTGGTTGAGGTGCCCGGTGGGTAAGCGCTCGGGCGGCCGCGTTCGCAGCCTCGTTACCTCTAAGGCCCTGGTGGCCCGGAGTCCAAATAATGCGTTTGGGTGAGGGGTCCGATTCCCTCACGGCTCGCTGTAAAATGCGGTAGGCTAAAGGTGATACCTCGCCCGCCAGGTAGTGCTCACAGGCTCTGCGCGAATCTGTGATGATTACCTTCGAATTCGGGTCCGAGGCGGCAAGTGCTATAGCAACCTCCTCGGCCTGCGCGGAGTTGAAAGCGCGGTAGGAAAGTCCGTTAACTCGTTGGTCCTGGTGAACTACGGCAACCGTGTAGAATCCAGCGGGCGACGGCCCTGCCACATCAGCGTAGTATACACCCTGCTTTAATCCATATTGGTGTTCGAGAGCCCGAGCGCGCGCCTTTCGTCTGCCTTCATGTGTCTGCGTGTCCATGTTGCGCGGGAGTGGAGGGACCCAGAGCTTGTGACGCCAGAGCTCCGGAAGCCTGcatgtctcctctggaatgcactCGTGTTGTATGTGCAAGCGGTCTAGCAAGTGGCGCCCGGACACCGTCTGCGAGAGTCGCGTGTATTGGTTCACAAGGTGGGCCTCCTTTAACTCCTGGTAGGAGTTAAGCACACCTAGAGCCAACAACTTAGCGTTGCAGGTAGCCACCGGGAGGTCCAAAGCTCGCTTTGTAACcttccttatgatggcgtcgatgCGTTCATCGTGCTTCTTTGTAGTTCGAAGGTAGGGTACGGAATATAGGATCCTGCTGGTTACGAAGGCATGGGCGAGCCGAAGCGCGTCCCTGCCCCGCAACCCGCCGCGTTTGTTGGAAACGCGGTGGGTCATAGGTCCGACCTGTTCGCCTATGCGTTTGAGTTTGTCGACAGTGGATTCCGGGCTGAGTCTGTGATGGATGAACAGACCCAGGATCCGGATCTCCTCGACCTCTCTAATAGGACCTCCCATCAGAAAGAGACGCAAACTCGTGTTGTCTTTGGGATTGGTTTTAATGTGAAGAAGTTTCGATTTCGCAGGAGCGCATTGGAGACCACAGTGGATAGCATAACTATCGACGATGGAGGCGGCCCGCTGGAGGCGGTCCTCCATTTCCCCAACGCTCCCTTCGGTAGTCCAAATTGTTATGTCATCCGCGTAAAGTGCGTGTTGGATGCCTTCCACCCGGGCCAATTGATGTGGAAGCTGCatcatggcaatgttgaaaaggagTGGCGACAAGACcgctccttggggagtgccccgTGTGCCCATGGTGTATGGGCCATATTCCTCGTCCTCGATCTTAAGGAGGGCCTGACATTCGAGAGGAAATCTCTGACGTAAGCGAATGCCTTGTGCCCGCAATCCGTGGTGCTCAGGTTTGCCAGGATGCTGCCGTGacgaacgttgtcaaaggccccccTAAGATCGAGGGCAAGGATGGCCTTGTCATTGTGGCGCATGGCTGTGGGTCGTATTATGTCGCGATGTAGTTGGAGGAGGACGTCCTGTGCAGACATATGCGGGCGGAAACCAAACATAGTGTCTGCAAAGAGGCCCTTAGCCTCCATGTAAGGAGAGAGGCGATACCGAACCATCTTCTCCATAAGTTTGCCCGCAGACGAAGTGAGTGAAATGGGCCTTAAGTTGTCGGTATTTACGGTCTTGCCTGGCTTAGGGATGAAAGGGACCAAGGAGGACTTCCAATCAGGAGGGAGTGGACGCCCGTCCCAGATCTGATTAATGTACTCTAGCAAGTGAAGGCAGGCCGAGTCCGGAAGATTCGCCAATAGTTTCACTGTTATGCGATCACGGCCCGGAGCCGTACCTCTGCGCATCTTAGCTAAAGCCGCCCTAAGGTCGTGGAATGTAAAAGGGGCATCAAGATCTGGATTAGGCTTGCCCGCGTACTCGTACTCGGGCCCAATCGGGTCCTCTATGCGGCAGAGATACCTGTCGCATAGCGTGTCCGCGAGTTGAGCTGTCGTGCCTTGGTACCCGTGCAAAGCTCTCAGAAGTTGTGGTTGCGTCTCCCCTCTCGTCTGAGTGGGGTCAATGAGGCTGCGAAAGAGACGCCACGTCCCTCTCGAGCTCATTTGACGCGCTGCCAAATTGCACTTTTCCATCCAATTTGAGTCCGTGAGCTGGGCAGCATACGCTGCGGCTTGCTCCGTGAGTTCGGTAATGCGAGCCTTAAGCTTCCGATTCAGCTTTTGCTTCTTCCACCGTTTGGTAAGGCTTCGGcgcgcctcccacaggtgcaTTAGGTGATTTTCCACTGCGGGGATGTCTTCGGAAGTCTGAACTGTCGTAACGTGTTGTTGCTGTATTATGTGTAATTGCTTTGCCCACTCAGCGTAACCGCTAGAAAAGAGCAAGGGAGTACCTCCTGCATTCTGAACTTATGCCAATCGGTCAATTTGGCCTTGCTCCACTTTTTGCGAGCCGCCTTCGCCAGAAGAGTGATCCGGAGAAGGCAGTGATCGCTACCAAGACAGTCCCCCAGGTTCTCCCAGGCGGCATCTTTAGCATTCTTAGCGAGAGATAGGTCAGGGCATGTGTCACGCGTTACCGAATTGTCCACGCGTGTGGGCCATGCCGGATCCGTGAGCAGCGTGAGACAAAGTGTGGATATTAGCTCCGCCAGTTTGCGTCCTCTGGCCTTCTCAAAGCGGTGTCCCCAATGAAGGctgggagcgttgaagtccccaataATCACGAGAGGTTCCTTGTCAGCCAATTTGAGCGCGCGGTAGAAGATTTCGTTGAAAGTTACGCGCTGCTTGTGCGGGGGGGCAGTGAATATTCAGAATATGTATTGACGGGTAATGGCGCTTAAGTGGCAGGACCTTGACCATGGTGTATTCCTGTTCAATCTCCAAGTCGAGATCGACCGGGACTGCGGTCTACGCCTTGTTCACCAGGATGCACGTTGTAGGACACCCTTGAAACGAGCTTACCCAGTTAACTTAGCTTCCGCGCCGGGATCCTGTAGAGCCAGGACTGCCGGCACGGAACCGAGGGACTGCAGGTAGAGCTGGAGGTGCGACCGTTTCTTCCAGCTCCGaaaacccctgcagttccactgtatGATCTCGAATTTCTCTTCTACGGCTTTATTATGGGCTTTCCGCTGGGGTCGGATAGCCATAGTGAAGGTAGTTTTTAATTGTGAAGGGCATGCCCACTCCCCGAAGGCGATGGCACCTCAGACAGAGGCACCACGATCTCCGGGGAGGCGGCAGCCGGACTGTGTTCCTGGGAGCCTATGGTCTGACGAGTGACCACATTTCGCCTTCGCGAATCCGGTCGCGGGGAACGAGAGCGAGAGCGGCTGTTCCTAAATTGGACGCCAGCCCGTTCCTGTACTGTGGACAGGACAGTGTCAATCACGGCTGGAGTTATGCTCTGCACAATGTGCGGGAGCTGTTGTTCCCAGAGTTCCCGGAAGGAAGCCCTGATGTCTGCTAAAATTTTACCTGGCATGTCCGCAATTGTGCGTTCTAAATTTTCCAAACGGTGCTCTACAATGGGCATGCGCTCGACAGTTGTGCTGCCCGAGCACTGCGAGACGCTAGATAGTTCTGACGTGGCCGAGGCCCTGTCATCTTGTTCTGCCACCTCAGCTTGCTGCATGGGCTCCGAAGGCCCGTCCTGTGCCCGAGGCTCTATGAGCCTGGCCAATTTTGCCTCTAGTTCTTGTATTTTGCTAGCTAGAATTTCGGTCTGGCGCCTGAGTTCAGCATTTTGCCGCTGTAGGGCGGCTTCGGttgggaagggggagggaggccCGGAGACAGCCCTAACCCAATCGCTCACCTTGGTTTGGGCGTTTCCCAGGGACGGGAAATCCCCAGCGTTGAAAGTCGGCGCCTTCGTCCTGGTCCCGTACTTCGCGTTCGTCTTGACTTGTCCGGACTTGCCCGTCGTAGTGGTAGACTTCCTGTTGTTGACATTGGTGGGCGGAGCCTGCTTGGGAGCCGACTTCCGCCTGGCGTTGGTCGGTGGAGTCCTCGGTTTGATAGGCTTCCGGTACTTGCCGATACAGCCGGCAGCACCGGTGAGGTGGTTGCCCCCACAGATGAGGCAACGAGGGGTGCACTCATGTTCAGCAGGGCCCTCGGAAGTGGTAGCCACTTGAGAGCCACAGCAGCCGCAGCGTCCTGACTGTGGATTCGGGCAGACGTCAGCCCGGTGCCCCACCGTGCCACAGCAGTCACAGGCGGGGATCGTCTTCTTATAAAGTCTTACAGGGATGCCCTGGTCGCTGCAGTAGATTTGACGGGGCACCCTCTTCCCTTCGAAGGTGACCACTGCGACGTTAGAGTCGCCCAGTTTCCTCACGGAGAGAATCTCGCCGTGCCTCCACCTCAGCTTTTGCTTAAGGGAGACCGATGTATCGTTGGGGGCAATGTTGATGACCCCCTTGCAGACGTCACCCGAGGCTTTGGCGTGTCCACGGAATGGGAGCTGGCGGTCCCCGACCGCCAGCATGACGTCCCCGAGGAGCCTCTCGGCGGCGGGCACTGAGTTCAGTCCACACACTAACACATTTTGATCCCACACAGGCCATACAGAGAGGTCCACCTCTCCACAGTCACGTATGAGGTTGCGCACCACAACTCCGGCTTGGCCTGGAACGAAGGTCGCCTTCAGATCCAATGTTGTGCATGGCTTGAGCACCACGATGAGTTCGTCGCGCCCAAAGCGCGGCGTTTGCTGCGGCCGCCATTGGGGCTTGCGGGCTCCGCCTTTCAAGGTCGCGCTAGCCGCGTCCCCGTGCGCAGCATGCGCGGAGCGATCCGGCGTCTGTTGCTGCTTGGCGGCACCGGCGACTTTCGGAACGTGAGGCTTCTGCTTGCGTCGCCATATGCGGACCATGTCGTCCAAATATTCTTCTTCGGATGGTGGAAGGTCCTCGAGTTGAGCAGTATCCATGCGTACGACTTGCATAGAAGCAGGATCGTAGCCAGTCACAGTCTTcggagccgccattgccgggCAGTCTCCGGCCGGGGCTGGCGGACGCCGCACCGCCGTTAGGCCTAGCGGTGCGGTGGTCGGCGAAATCTTCGAGCACTAAGGAATTCGTCAAAAATGGGCCCACCTTGATGAAAGTGGTGTCCACTTGTGCCGCTGATCTTCACGGAGACGATGGTACCAAAATTTGCGAGATCCGGGTTGAATGACCGCAATTAGAGACGATCATTGGCGGAGCCGAGGTTAAGCGCGTTCGTCGCCGCCGACGCGCCAACAGCGTTCCCCTTACCGGCATCACCTGCGGAAAACCTGCTTTGACTGCATGAAGCAGCAGGACTCAGCCCATGGTGTCAGAGCGACATGGTTTGATCAGTACTCTAAATCTTCAGATTTATTTCACATTCACCTCCCGCTTCAATTTAAAATCCCGTCCACATTGGATACAACCAAAGCCTTTGAAACGGTCAGTCATGGTCTGCGGCTCGGTACCACGTATACAAAACACTTTCTACAAAATTTTCAAGAGCTGATAGCCCGGAATGCACTTGTGGCCACGCGGATGAGGATATACAGCATATTCTGTTAGGATGTCCGTGACACGACACACAGAGACAACGTTTAGCACGTGATTTAATGGCATTGCGCCGCAAGCCCTTCAGCCTCAGGAAGACCTTACGTCATTGGTCAACATATCCATTGCAAGGGCGAGCGTTACTGGCCTTCCAAAGATTCTGGAAGCGAGCAATATTCCCGGAAACTACTGAGAAGAGTGTTAATCTGTGATAAGCTCACTCTATGCAATTAATTTGACTCGACTTTAGCCCATTAAATGCCTGGATTCATGTACCTTCGATTGACTCTAATCTGTGTTTTCTTATGTGCCCTGATTTCAGTGTAGTTATGTGACCGGACTTTGTGTTGACTTTAGGGCACTTATGTGATTGGACTTTGTGTTGCTGGGTTTCTGAGTTGACTTTAGTTTTAGTGCgacattagtgtacttatgtgactGGATATTGTGCTATTGTGGTTCGGAGTTCACTTTTATTATTAATGCTTCTAAgttaattctttttttcatatctCTATGAAATGAAGTAaccggcgccaattaaaggcgacgTCTCCTAAGCACCATGTAATAAGGAGAAGAGAGATAATAATCCAGTGATAGGCTTTGAAAAAATAAACTTGACAGACCCAGGGGAATAGATTATTTCTGAAATTAAGTGAGAATTTCCTAGTTTTTCGTTGTGAAATATACATACGACACGCCGCATCGATTAATGAAATGTCGCCCTTCCCGAATGCAAAAGTAGTAAACCAAAACATAGGTAAGAAGTATATGgccaaaaaaaatgaaatgtgatGACCTCCTCTTGGAAGTGAAAACAAACCAtgagatcaagaaaaaaaagctgaaaaagaCTTGGCCAGCACAGAGTTTTCGCAACTCCTAACTGTTCACTCAACCACGCCGAACGCGTGATATCTTGTTCTTGATAATTCTTGTTCAGGGGTACGAATTAAGAAATCTAGGTACCCCTGAACAACAAAGACGAGCGGGCGGCACACAGCTTAATCATAATAACCAAAGAAACTAAAACAATACAAGTAATATTAAGCCTTAA
This Dermacentor albipictus isolate Rhodes 1998 colony chromosome 1, USDA_Dalb.pri_finalv2, whole genome shotgun sequence DNA region includes the following protein-coding sequences:
- the LOC135900119 gene encoding uncharacterized protein, which encodes MGTRGTPQGAVLSPLLFNIAMMQLPHQLARVEGIQHALYADDITIWTTEGSVGEMEDRLQRAASIVDSYAIHCGLQCAPAKSKLLHIKTNPKDNTSLRLFLMGGPIREVEEIRILGLFIHHRLSPESTVDKLKRIGEQVGPMTHRVSNKRGGLRGRDALRLAHAFVTSRILYSVPYLRTTKKHDERIDAIIRKVTKRALDLPVATCNAKLLALGVLNSYQELKEAHLVNQYTRLSQTVSGRHLLDRLHIQHECIPEETCRLPELWRHKLWVPPLPRNMDTQTHEGRRKARARALEHQYGLKQGVYYADVAGPSPAGFYTVAVVHQDQRVNGLSYRAFNSAQAEEVAIALAASDPNSKVIITDSRRACEHYLAGEVSPLAYRILQRAVRESDPSPKRIIWTPGHQGLRGNEAANAAARALTHRAPQPDSSGSEIRQPLLRFREILAYYCERHRLFPVPAKGLSKADERTLRRLQTNPLLCPAIAKHFDPKVDGRCPHCGEVSDNFHMVWACQMNPSLPPNPSPTREAWEAALLNCSALESQRALVQRARVAASSSRVPD